Proteins encoded together in one Hevea brasiliensis isolate MT/VB/25A 57/8 chromosome 16, ASM3005281v1, whole genome shotgun sequence window:
- the LOC110654831 gene encoding protein NETWORKED 4A isoform X2, which translates to MDQSVRRMLKLIEEDGDSFAKKAEMYYQKRPELISLIEEFYRMYRSLAERYDHVTGELRKNIPSDLQSQGSGISDVVSEPTSVWPSPVHEQRLPHRKSGTQAAGFEFFVGSGGSSSDLHKEGDESSTVTDYESESDDSPVNNYSGLLGNGGDHAQNRKTIELEIELREMKEKLLLHQEENGDGSFREVRNEISEDVLARIVGYEQELKIAKQRILLSEEEAARLKIDLQKYKSLESTNRLQPEFALSSEENVKTVEAELEPEMAQEPQLQENIDRKEAETVESDSRIKALTDELKITKEKLLYAENKIATLKHQVESDRHTEKVSNLQDHLASANKDINTRKTKFNADKKEVTKLLERIARLKTSLSDRDHEIRDLKMAVSDAEQKIFPEKAQIKAEICRLLEEQKRLEEQLREWESRSRFLKDEIRRLQTEKSETEELLDSEMKQLKEEIEEQDVRIENLNKTVDALKLERDELNVQVTALNTDVISRDGRIDQLDEHLQQLHMEQVKLITGAEEASKLADELRSKAKDLEEEVERQRIVILEGAEEKREAIRQLCFSLEYYRNGYHGLRQAFIGQKRVPVLAA; encoded by the coding sequence ATGGACCAGAGCGTCAGGCGGATGTTAAAGCTAATTGAAGAGGATGGAGATTCATTTGCTAAAAAGGCTGAAATGTATTATCAGAAGAGGCCAGAATTGATTTCTCTTATTGAAGAGTTCTACCGCATGTACCGGTCTCTGGCCGAACGTTATGATCATGTGACAGGAGAACTGAGGAAGAATATTCCATCTGATCTGCAATCCCAGGGCTCAGGCATTTCTGATGTTGTGTCCGAACCGACCTCAGTATGGCCCTCTCCTGTACATGAACAGAGGCTGCCTCATCGTAAATCTGGGACCCAAGCTGCTGGTTTTGAATTCTTTGTTGGTTCTGGTGGAAGCAGCTCTGATCTTCATAAAGAAGGAGATGAATCATCTACTGTAACAGATTATGAGTCAGAATCTGATGACTCCCCAGTAAACAATTACTCAGGTCTACTAGGGAATGGTGGTGATCATGCACAGAACAGGAAGACAATTGAACTAGAGATTGAGTTACGTGAAATGAAAGAGAAACTCTTGTTGCATCAGGAGGAGAATGGAGATGGCTCATTTAGGGAGGTGAGGAATGAGATTTCTGAAGATGTTCTTGCTAGGATTGTGGGATATGAGCAAGAGCTGAAGATTGCTAAACAGAGGATACTGCTTTCTGAAGAAGAGGCGGCCAGATTAAAAATTGACCTCCAGAAGTATAAATCGCTGGAATCCACCAATCGTTTGCAGCCTGAGTTCGCATTATCATCTGAAGAAAATGTTAAGACAGTGGAGGCTGAGCTGGAACCTGAGATGGCTCAGGAACCACAGCTTCAAGAAAATATTGACAGAAAGGAAGCTGAAACTGTGGAATCTGATAGCAGGATTAAGGCATTGACAGACGAACTCAAAATCACAAAAGAGAAGCTACTGTATGCGGAGAATAAAATTGCTACTTTGAAGCATCAGGTTGAGAGTGATAGACACACTGAAAAAGTCAGCAATTTGCAGGATCATCTTGCATCAGCTAACAAAGACATTAACACACGGAAAACCAAGTTCAACGCTGACAAAAAGGAGGTGACCAAGCTGCTGGAAAGAATTGCAAGGTTGAAAACTAGTTTATCGGACAGGGATCATGAGATTAGAGACTTAAAAATGGCAGTATCTGATGCTGAGCAGAAGATTTTTCCTGAAAAAGCACAGATTAAGGCTGAAATATGTAGATTGTTGGAGGAACAAAAACGCTTGGAGGAGCAGCTAAGAGAATGGGAATCACGTAGCCGGTTTTTAAAGGATGAAATTAGAAGATTACAGACAGAAAAGTCAGAAACGGAGGAGCTACTGGACTCTGAAATGAAGCAGTTAAAGGAAGAAATTGAGGAACAAGATGTTCGCATAGAAAATTTGAATAAAACCGTTGATGCTTTGAAGTTAGAGAGAGACGAGCTTAATGTGCAAGTTACTGCACTCAACACAGATGTAATCTCTAGAGACGGTCGGATTGATCAATTAGACGAGCATTTACAGCAATTACATATGGAGCAAGTGAAGCTCATTACTGGTGCTGAAGAGGCATCTAAGTTGGCGGATGAGTTAAGGTCAAAAGCTAAGGATCTTGAAGAAGAAGTTGAAAGGCAAAGAATTGTGATCCTAGAAGGAGCAGAAGAGAAACGGGAAGCTATCAGGCAATTGTGTTTCTCACTCGAATATTACAGAAATGGGTATCATGGGCTTAGACAGGCCTTCATCGGACAGAAGAGAGTTCCAGTTTTGGCAGCATAA
- the LOC110654831 gene encoding protein NETWORKED 4B isoform X1 codes for MASSMVTVNKNFKGIQSKKSHSWWWDSHTSPKNSKWLAENLEEMDQSVRRMLKLIEEDGDSFAKKAEMYYQKRPELISLIEEFYRMYRSLAERYDHVTGELRKNIPSDLQSQGSGISDVVSEPTSVWPSPVHEQRLPHRKSGTQAAGFEFFVGSGGSSSDLHKEGDESSTVTDYESESDDSPVNNYSGLLGNGGDHAQNRKTIELEIELREMKEKLLLHQEENGDGSFREVRNEISEDVLARIVGYEQELKIAKQRILLSEEEAARLKIDLQKYKSLESTNRLQPEFALSSEENVKTVEAELEPEMAQEPQLQENIDRKEAETVESDSRIKALTDELKITKEKLLYAENKIATLKHQVESDRHTEKVSNLQDHLASANKDINTRKTKFNADKKEVTKLLERIARLKTSLSDRDHEIRDLKMAVSDAEQKIFPEKAQIKAEICRLLEEQKRLEEQLREWESRSRFLKDEIRRLQTEKSETEELLDSEMKQLKEEIEEQDVRIENLNKTVDALKLERDELNVQVTALNTDVISRDGRIDQLDEHLQQLHMEQVKLITGAEEASKLADELRSKAKDLEEEVERQRIVILEGAEEKREAIRQLCFSLEYYRNGYHGLRQAFIGQKRVPVLAA; via the exons ATGGCTTCATCTATG GTTACAGTAAATAAGAACTTCAAGGGGATACAATCAAAGAAATCACATTCCTGGTGGTGGGATAGTCACACCAGTCCCAAAAATTCTAAATGGCTTGCGGAGAATCTTGAGG AAATGGACCAGAGCGTCAGGCGGATGTTAAAGCTAATTGAAGAGGATGGAGATTCATTTGCTAAAAAGGCTGAAATGTATTATCAGAAGAGGCCAGAATTGATTTCTCTTATTGAAGAGTTCTACCGCATGTACCGGTCTCTGGCCGAACGTTATGATCATGTGACAGGAGAACTGAGGAAGAATATTCCATCTGATCTGCAATCCCAGGGCTCAGGCATTTCTGATGTTGTGTCCGAACCGACCTCAGTATGGCCCTCTCCTGTACATGAACAGAGGCTGCCTCATCGTAAATCTGGGACCCAAGCTGCTGGTTTTGAATTCTTTGTTGGTTCTGGTGGAAGCAGCTCTGATCTTCATAAAGAAGGAGATGAATCATCTACTGTAACAGATTATGAGTCAGAATCTGATGACTCCCCAGTAAACAATTACTCAGGTCTACTAGGGAATGGTGGTGATCATGCACAGAACAGGAAGACAATTGAACTAGAGATTGAGTTACGTGAAATGAAAGAGAAACTCTTGTTGCATCAGGAGGAGAATGGAGATGGCTCATTTAGGGAGGTGAGGAATGAGATTTCTGAAGATGTTCTTGCTAGGATTGTGGGATATGAGCAAGAGCTGAAGATTGCTAAACAGAGGATACTGCTTTCTGAAGAAGAGGCGGCCAGATTAAAAATTGACCTCCAGAAGTATAAATCGCTGGAATCCACCAATCGTTTGCAGCCTGAGTTCGCATTATCATCTGAAGAAAATGTTAAGACAGTGGAGGCTGAGCTGGAACCTGAGATGGCTCAGGAACCACAGCTTCAAGAAAATATTGACAGAAAGGAAGCTGAAACTGTGGAATCTGATAGCAGGATTAAGGCATTGACAGACGAACTCAAAATCACAAAAGAGAAGCTACTGTATGCGGAGAATAAAATTGCTACTTTGAAGCATCAGGTTGAGAGTGATAGACACACTGAAAAAGTCAGCAATTTGCAGGATCATCTTGCATCAGCTAACAAAGACATTAACACACGGAAAACCAAGTTCAACGCTGACAAAAAGGAGGTGACCAAGCTGCTGGAAAGAATTGCAAGGTTGAAAACTAGTTTATCGGACAGGGATCATGAGATTAGAGACTTAAAAATGGCAGTATCTGATGCTGAGCAGAAGATTTTTCCTGAAAAAGCACAGATTAAGGCTGAAATATGTAGATTGTTGGAGGAACAAAAACGCTTGGAGGAGCAGCTAAGAGAATGGGAATCACGTAGCCGGTTTTTAAAGGATGAAATTAGAAGATTACAGACAGAAAAGTCAGAAACGGAGGAGCTACTGGACTCTGAAATGAAGCAGTTAAAGGAAGAAATTGAGGAACAAGATGTTCGCATAGAAAATTTGAATAAAACCGTTGATGCTTTGAAGTTAGAGAGAGACGAGCTTAATGTGCAAGTTACTGCACTCAACACAGATGTAATCTCTAGAGACGGTCGGATTGATCAATTAGACGAGCATTTACAGCAATTACATATGGAGCAAGTGAAGCTCATTACTGGTGCTGAAGAGGCATCTAAGTTGGCGGATGAGTTAAGGTCAAAAGCTAAGGATCTTGAAGAAGAAGTTGAAAGGCAAAGAATTGTGATCCTAGAAGGAGCAGAAGAGAAACGGGAAGCTATCAGGCAATTGTGTTTCTCACTCGAATATTACAGAAATGGGTATCATGGGCTTAGACAGGCCTTCATCGGACAGAAGAGAGTTCCAGTTTTGGCAGCATAA